From a single Pseudomonas cremoricolorata genomic region:
- a CDS encoding PAS domain S-box protein, producing the protein MINAQLLQSMVEACNDGIVVTEREGEDTILIYMNPAFERLTGYSSSEVLYQDCRFLQGDDRDQLARARIRRALAAGQPCREILRNYRRDGSAFWNELSIAPVHTPGDPRVYYIGVQKDVTRQVELERQLAEAQARLAALQADLQD; encoded by the coding sequence ATGATCAACGCGCAACTGCTGCAATCGATGGTCGAGGCCTGCAACGACGGCATCGTGGTCACCGAGCGAGAAGGTGAGGACACCATCCTCATCTACATGAACCCGGCCTTCGAGCGGCTGACCGGCTATTCCAGCAGCGAGGTGCTGTACCAGGACTGCCGCTTCCTCCAGGGCGACGATCGTGACCAACTGGCCCGTGCGCGCATCCGCCGCGCATTGGCAGCCGGTCAGCCATGCCGGGAGATCCTGCGCAATTATCGCCGCGATGGCAGCGCGTTCTGGAACGAGCTGTCCATCGCCCCGGTGCATACGCCCGGTGATCCACGTGTCTACTACATTGGTGTGCAAAAAGACGTTACCCGGCAAGTGGAGCTCGAGCGCCAACTGGCCGAAGCCCAAGCCAGGCTGGCCGCACTGCAGGCCGACCTGCAAGACTGA
- a CDS encoding antibiotic biosynthesis monooxygenase, which yields MSTAPVTLMVSRRAARGRYQELLAWLHEGEQLATDFPGYLGSGILAPPADGDAFQIIFRFTNEQTLHAWEFSASRRAWLQRGDGLFERPTEHRASGIEGWFTSGLVRPPRWKQAIAIWLAFFPVSLLFNLVFGPWLSALPLLPRILLSTAALTPLMVYCFIPLSTRLLANWLNAAPRAGKATRQLHSR from the coding sequence ATGTCTACCGCACCTGTGACCTTGATGGTCTCGCGCCGCGCTGCCCGTGGCCGCTACCAGGAGCTGCTGGCCTGGCTGCACGAAGGCGAACAGCTGGCCACCGACTTCCCCGGCTACCTCGGCTCGGGCATCCTCGCCCCGCCCGCCGATGGCGATGCCTTCCAGATCATCTTCCGCTTCACCAACGAACAGACCCTGCATGCCTGGGAGTTCTCCGCCTCGCGCCGTGCCTGGTTGCAACGCGGTGACGGCCTGTTCGAACGGCCCACCGAGCACCGCGCCAGCGGCATTGAAGGCTGGTTCACCAGCGGCCTGGTGCGCCCGCCGCGCTGGAAACAGGCCATCGCCATCTGGCTGGCGTTCTTCCCGGTGTCGTTGCTGTTCAACCTGGTGTTCGGCCCTTGGCTGAGCGCCCTGCCCCTACTGCCGCGCATTCTGCTCAGCACGGCGGCACTGACACCGCTGATGGTGTACTGCTTCATACCGCTGTCGACGCGTCTGTTGGCCAACTGGCTGAATGCTGCGCCGCGGGCAGGCAAGGCCACGCGCCAGCTGCACAGCCGCTGA
- a CDS encoding acetyl-CoA C-acetyltransferase translates to MNEVAIVAATRTAIGCFQGALANVPAIELGAAVIRQLLTQTGLDPAEVDEVILGQVLTAGAGQNPARQSAIKAGLPHAVPALTLNKVCGSGLKAVHLAAQAIRCGDAEVVIAGGQENMSLAPYVLPSARTGQRMGHGQMLDSMISDGLWDAFNDYHMGITAENLVDAYRLTRAEQDAFAAESQRKALAAIASGRFVEEITPVHIPQRKGPARVFDTDEQPRAGTTAESLAGLRPAFRKDGSVTAGNASTLNDGAAAVLLMSVSKAQALGLPVLATISGYASAGVDPAIMGIGPVSATRRCLEKAGWQLQDVELIEANEAFAAQALAVGRELQWEASRVNVNGGAIALGHPIGASGCRVLVTLLHEMLKRDAHKGLATLCIGGGQGVALAISR, encoded by the coding sequence ATGAACGAAGTCGCCATCGTCGCCGCCACTCGCACCGCCATCGGCTGTTTCCAGGGCGCCCTGGCCAACGTGCCGGCCATCGAACTGGGCGCTGCGGTGATCCGGCAACTGCTGACCCAGACCGGCCTGGACCCGGCCGAGGTCGACGAAGTGATCCTTGGCCAGGTGCTCACTGCCGGCGCCGGGCAGAATCCGGCGCGCCAGAGTGCGATCAAGGCCGGCCTGCCCCACGCAGTGCCCGCACTGACCCTGAACAAGGTCTGCGGCTCGGGGCTCAAGGCCGTGCACCTGGCAGCCCAGGCGATTCGCTGCGGCGACGCCGAGGTGGTGATCGCCGGCGGCCAGGAAAACATGAGCCTGGCGCCCTACGTGCTGCCCTCGGCGCGCACCGGCCAGCGCATGGGCCACGGACAGATGCTCGACAGCATGATCAGCGACGGCCTGTGGGACGCGTTCAACGACTACCACATGGGCATCACCGCCGAGAACCTGGTCGATGCCTACCGCCTGACCCGCGCCGAGCAGGACGCCTTCGCCGCCGAATCCCAGCGCAAGGCCCTGGCAGCGATTGCCAGTGGGCGCTTCGTCGAGGAAATCACCCCCGTGCACATTCCCCAGCGCAAAGGTCCGGCGCGGGTGTTCGACACCGACGAGCAACCGCGCGCGGGCACCACGGCCGAGAGCCTCGCTGGCCTGCGCCCAGCGTTTCGCAAGGACGGCAGCGTCACCGCCGGCAACGCCTCGACCCTCAACGATGGCGCCGCCGCAGTGCTGCTGATGAGCGTCAGCAAAGCCCAGGCTCTGGGCCTGCCGGTGCTGGCGACCATCAGTGGCTATGCCAGCGCGGGTGTCGACCCGGCGATCATGGGCATCGGTCCGGTGTCGGCCACCCGCCGCTGCCTGGAGAAAGCCGGCTGGCAGTTGCAGGACGTCGAGCTGATCGAAGCCAACGAAGCCTTCGCCGCCCAGGCCCTGGCAGTGGGCCGTGAGCTGCAATGGGAGGCGAGCCGGGTCAACGTCAACGGCGGGGCCATCGCCCTCGGCCACCCGATCGGTGCATCCGGCTGCCGGGTATTGGTGACGCTGCTGCATGAAATGCTCAAGCGGGACGCGCACAAGGGCCTGGCAACGCTATGCATCGGGGGTGGCCAGGGCGTGGCGCTGGCCATCAGCCGCTGA
- the fabV gene encoding enoyl-ACP reductase FabV: MAIIHPKVRGFICTTTHPKGCELNVRDQIEATRKQGVREDGPKKVLVIGASSGYGLAARITAAFGFKADTLGVFFEKPGSETKAGTAGWYNAAAFDKFAKAEGLYSKSINGDAFSDEARAKVIELIKNEMGGKVDLVIYSLASPVRKLPGSGEVVRSALKPIGQPYTSTAIDTNKDCITEASIEPATEQEIADTVTVMGGQDWQLWIDALAGADVLAEGARTVAFSYIGTEITWPIYWHGALGQAKQDLDETALRLDQKLSASIHGGANVAVLKSVVTQASSAIPVMPLYLSMVFKIMQEKGVHEGTGDQLNRMFRERLYREDGQPAEVDEKARLRLDDWELRDDVQDACKALWPQVTTENLFEVTDYAGYKKEFLNLFGFERSDVDYDQDVATLVDFDCVQL, encoded by the coding sequence TTGGCCATCATTCATCCCAAGGTTCGCGGTTTCATCTGCACCACGACCCATCCGAAGGGCTGCGAGCTCAACGTCCGTGATCAGATCGAAGCCACCCGCAAGCAGGGTGTGCGCGAAGACGGGCCGAAAAAGGTTCTGGTCATCGGTGCCTCCAGCGGCTACGGCCTGGCGGCGCGCATCACTGCCGCGTTCGGCTTCAAGGCCGATACCCTGGGCGTGTTCTTCGAAAAGCCGGGCAGCGAAACCAAGGCCGGTACCGCCGGCTGGTACAACGCCGCCGCGTTCGACAAGTTCGCCAAGGCCGAGGGCCTGTACAGCAAGTCGATCAATGGCGATGCGTTCTCCGACGAGGCGCGTGCCAAGGTCATCGAACTGATCAAGAACGAGATGGGCGGCAAGGTCGACCTGGTCATCTACTCCCTCGCCTCGCCGGTGCGCAAGCTGCCCGGCAGTGGCGAGGTGGTGCGCTCGGCGCTCAAACCCATCGGTCAGCCGTACACGTCGACCGCCATCGACACCAACAAGGACTGCATCACCGAAGCCAGCATCGAGCCGGCCACCGAGCAGGAAATCGCTGACACCGTCACCGTCATGGGCGGCCAGGACTGGCAGCTGTGGATCGACGCCCTGGCTGGCGCCGACGTGCTCGCCGAAGGCGCGCGTACCGTGGCCTTCAGCTACATCGGGACTGAAATCACCTGGCCGATCTACTGGCATGGCGCGCTCGGCCAGGCCAAGCAGGACCTCGACGAAACCGCCTTGCGCCTGGACCAGAAGCTGTCCGCTTCGATTCACGGCGGCGCCAACGTGGCCGTGCTGAAATCGGTCGTCACCCAGGCCAGCTCGGCCATCCCGGTGATGCCGCTGTACCTGTCGATGGTGTTCAAGATCATGCAGGAGAAGGGTGTCCACGAAGGCACCGGCGACCAGCTCAACCGCATGTTCCGCGAGCGTCTGTACCGTGAAGACGGCCAGCCTGCCGAAGTCGACGAGAAGGCTCGCCTGCGTCTGGACGACTGGGAACTGCGCGACGACGTGCAGGACGCCTGCAAGGCCCTGTGGCCGCAAGTGACCACCGAGAACCTGTTCGAAGTCACCGACTACGCCGGTTACAAGAAGGAGTTCCTCAACCTGTTCGGCTTCGAGCGCAGCGATGTCGACTACGACCAGGACGTCGCCACCCTGGTGGACTTCGACTGCGTCCAGCTGTAA
- a CDS encoding DUF1244 domain-containing protein: MTPQQQLELEAAAFRRLVDHLQQRTDVQNIDLMNLSGFCRNCLSKWYKAAADERQLDVSLDDAREAVYGMPYAEWKAQYQKEASAEQQAAFDQRKAP, encoded by the coding sequence ATGACCCCACAACAACAGCTCGAACTCGAAGCCGCTGCCTTCCGTCGCCTGGTCGACCACTTGCAGCAGCGCACCGACGTGCAGAACATCGACCTGATGAACCTCTCCGGCTTCTGCCGCAACTGCCTGTCCAAGTGGTACAAGGCCGCAGCCGACGAGCGCCAGCTCGACGTCAGCCTGGATGACGCCCGCGAGGCGGTGTACGGCATGCCCTACGCCGAATGGAAAGCCCAGTACCAGAAAGAAGCCAGCGCCGAACAACAAGCGGCGTTCGACCAAAGGAAAGCACCGTGA
- a CDS encoding HopJ type III effector protein gives MTDLNTLRASLNSGEHAFASTLAFVAEHYRYTPQGFDNGGLVSAAGQNEGSCKTLGLALLEGLSDQEALLAFGEHYRSVLETPEGSDHGNIRSLIKHGLAGVRFAQQPLERLG, from the coding sequence GTGACCGATCTGAACACCCTGCGCGCATCGCTCAACAGCGGCGAACACGCCTTCGCCAGTACCCTGGCGTTCGTCGCCGAACATTATCGCTACACCCCGCAAGGCTTCGACAACGGCGGTCTGGTCAGCGCCGCCGGGCAGAACGAAGGCTCGTGCAAGACCCTGGGCCTGGCCCTGCTCGAAGGTTTGAGCGACCAGGAAGCCCTGCTGGCCTTCGGCGAGCACTACCGCAGCGTGCTGGAGACGCCCGAAGGCAGCGACCACGGCAACATCCGTTCGCTGATCAAGCATGGTCTGGCTGGGGTACGTTTTGCGCAGCAACCGCTCGAGCGGCTGGGCTGA
- the hmpA gene encoding NO-inducible flavohemoprotein: MLTADQRAIIKATVPLLKSGGEALTTHFYKMMLDEHPEVRPLFNQAHQASGDQPRALANGVLMYARHIDQLEQLGGLVGQIINKHVALQILPEHYPIVGACLLRAIKEVLGEDIATPTVIDAWAAAYGQLADILIGAEESLYQAKEHAEGGWRGARAFTLVRREQESEEIVSFYFAPVDGKPVLKAEPGQYIGLQLFIDGSEQRRNYSLSARCDGREYRISVKREAGGKVSNYLHDQLKVGDTLPLFPPAGDFTLVASDKPLVLISGGVGITPTLAMLQAAVENGRPVHFIHCARNGAVHAFRDAVDTLAAQHPQLKRFYCYDEDDGSGHAHALGRMSQDLLGEWLPSERDVDVYFLGPKPFMAAIKRQLKALGVPEAQSRFEFFGPAAALV; this comes from the coding sequence ATGCTCACCGCTGACCAACGCGCCATCATCAAAGCCACCGTCCCGCTGCTGAAAAGCGGCGGCGAGGCGCTGACCACGCATTTCTACAAGATGATGCTCGACGAGCACCCCGAAGTGCGTCCGCTGTTCAACCAGGCGCACCAGGCCAGTGGCGACCAGCCGCGCGCCCTGGCCAACGGCGTGCTGATGTATGCCAGGCACATCGACCAGTTGGAACAACTGGGCGGCCTGGTCGGGCAGATCATCAACAAGCATGTGGCGTTGCAGATTCTTCCCGAGCACTACCCGATCGTTGGCGCGTGCCTGCTGCGGGCGATCAAGGAGGTGCTTGGCGAGGACATTGCCACGCCTACGGTCATCGATGCCTGGGCAGCGGCCTACGGGCAACTGGCGGATATTCTGATCGGTGCCGAGGAAAGTCTGTACCAGGCCAAGGAACACGCCGAGGGCGGCTGGCGCGGTGCGCGGGCTTTCACCTTGGTGCGCCGCGAGCAGGAAAGCGAGGAGATCGTGTCGTTCTACTTCGCGCCGGTCGACGGCAAGCCGGTACTCAAGGCCGAGCCTGGCCAGTACATCGGCCTGCAGCTGTTCATCGACGGCAGCGAGCAGCGCCGTAACTATTCGCTGTCGGCCCGGTGCGATGGCCGCGAGTACCGCATCAGCGTCAAGCGCGAGGCCGGTGGCAAGGTCTCCAACTACCTGCATGACCAGCTCAAGGTCGGCGACACGCTGCCGCTGTTTCCGCCAGCGGGGGATTTCACCCTGGTCGCAAGCGACAAGCCGCTGGTGCTGATCAGCGGTGGTGTGGGCATCACCCCGACCCTGGCGATGTTGCAGGCGGCCGTGGAAAATGGCCGCCCGGTGCACTTCATCCACTGCGCGCGCAACGGTGCGGTGCATGCCTTCCGCGACGCGGTCGACACGCTGGCAGCGCAGCATCCTCAGCTCAAGCGCTTCTACTGCTACGACGAGGACGACGGCAGCGGGCATGCCCATGCGCTGGGGCGGATGAGCCAGGACCTGCTTGGCGAGTGGTTGCCCAGCGAGCGCGACGTCGACGTGTACTTCCTTGGGCCGAAGCCGTTCATGGCAGCGATCAAGCGGCAGCTCAAGGCCTTGGGCGTACCAGAGGCGCAGAGCCGCTTCGAGTTCTTCGGCCCCGCTGCGGCGCTGGTCTGA
- a CDS encoding flavodoxin, with amino-acid sequence MKVAILSGSVFGAAEEVAHHAEALLNAAGLQAWHATRGTLQDIRRFAPDAVLAVTSTTGMGELPDNLMDLYSALRDTLPSELRGLPGAVIGLGDSSYDTFCAGGEQMVELFDELGIESVLPLLRLDASETVTPETDAEPWLAELVTALKARQA; translated from the coding sequence ATGAAAGTCGCCATCCTTTCCGGTTCGGTCTTCGGTGCAGCCGAAGAGGTCGCCCATCACGCCGAGGCTTTGCTCAACGCCGCTGGGTTGCAGGCCTGGCACGCCACGCGTGGCACTCTCCAGGACATCCGGCGCTTCGCCCCCGATGCCGTGCTGGCCGTGACCTCGACCACTGGCATGGGCGAACTGCCGGACAACCTGATGGATCTCTACAGCGCGCTGCGCGACACCCTGCCGAGCGAACTGCGTGGTCTACCGGGCGCGGTGATCGGACTGGGCGATTCGAGCTACGACACGTTCTGCGCCGGCGGCGAGCAGATGGTCGAATTGTTCGACGAGCTGGGCATCGAATCGGTGCTGCCGCTGCTGCGTCTGGATGCCAGTGAGACAGTGACCCCGGAAACCGATGCCGAGCCCTGGCTCGCGGAGTTGGTGACGGCGCTCAAGGCGCGTCAGGCCTGA
- a CDS encoding PilZ domain-containing protein has translation MSADPLLSQDELDFIQHLQHAPQLHLADPTSRLLVNGDGRTKALLTRLVANEQVTLQASVNNQQITFPLHVVEDEFHALHLQLGSPEIYEDGPMLRAWRLALERPCALHDAQGQASALWVRDLSFKGMLVELRDQAPAPAAFDLQFTPPGLCPITLHGELRRRIGADLAAYDLSHSATDEIERLRDYVLHAHRQAHPELHAQVSS, from the coding sequence ATGTCCGCCGACCCTCTGCTCAGCCAGGACGAACTGGACTTCATCCAGCACCTGCAGCACGCGCCGCAGTTGCACCTGGCTGATCCGACCTCGCGCCTGCTGGTCAACGGCGACGGGCGCACCAAGGCGCTGCTCACGCGCCTGGTGGCCAACGAGCAGGTGACCCTGCAGGCCAGCGTCAACAATCAGCAGATCACCTTCCCGCTGCACGTGGTCGAGGACGAATTCCACGCCCTGCACCTGCAACTGGGCTCACCGGAAATCTACGAAGACGGTCCAATGCTGCGCGCCTGGCGCCTGGCGCTCGAACGACCCTGTGCCCTGCACGACGCCCAAGGTCAGGCCAGTGCGCTGTGGGTGCGTGACCTGTCGTTCAAGGGCATGCTGGTGGAGCTACGCGACCAAGCGCCGGCACCGGCAGCGTTCGACTTGCAGTTCACCCCGCCCGGACTCTGCCCTATCACCCTGCACGGTGAACTGCGCCGACGTATCGGGGCCGATCTGGCCGCCTACGACCTGAGCCACAGCGCCACCGATGAAATCGAGCGCTTGCGCGACTATGTGCTGCACGCACACCGCCAGGCCCATCCCGAACTTCACGCTCAAGTATCGAGCTGA
- the norR gene encoding nitric oxide reductase transcriptional regulator NorR — protein sequence MTATPLLTALLPLVRDLSRDLPDHERYRRLLQALRDLLPCDAAALLRLEGEWLVPLAVDGLVADTLGRRFKVSEHPRFAVLLGNRSPTRFASDSDLPDPYDGLVAAAHVDLQVHDCMGCPLMVDERPWGLLTLDALTAGQFQPLQLDALQAFASLAAATVTVAERIEHLALRVKNEQQRAEQYRQATHQERQLIGQSNAHRQLLEEIRLVGNSELTVLVTGETGVGKELVAQALHQASTRADKPLVSLNCAALPDTLVESELFGHVRGAFTGAHVERRGKFELAHGGTLFLDEVGELPLAVQAKLLRVLQSGQLQRLGSDREHHVDVRLIAASNRDLAEEVRCGRFRADFYHRLSVYPLQVPPLRERGRDVLLLAGYFLEQNRSRLGLNSLRLSMDAQTALLDYDWPGNVRELEHLIGRSALKALGQHRLRPRILTLTSSDLELHPGTVAPAVISEMPLPPVGSSHVGLRRAVDDFQRQLILKSLDRHEQNRAAVARELEIDRANLSRLAKRLGID from the coding sequence ATGACTGCTACGCCGTTGCTCACCGCCCTTCTACCGCTGGTACGCGACCTGTCGCGCGACCTGCCCGACCACGAGCGCTACCGCCGCCTGCTGCAAGCCCTGCGCGATCTGCTGCCCTGCGATGCGGCCGCCCTGCTGCGCCTGGAGGGCGAGTGGCTGGTGCCCCTGGCCGTCGATGGTCTGGTGGCAGACACCCTGGGCCGGCGCTTCAAGGTCAGCGAGCACCCACGCTTCGCCGTTCTGCTGGGCAATCGATCACCAACGCGCTTTGCCAGCGACAGCGATCTGCCCGACCCGTACGACGGCCTGGTCGCCGCCGCCCATGTCGACCTGCAGGTGCACGATTGCATGGGCTGCCCGCTGATGGTCGACGAGCGGCCGTGGGGCCTGCTGACCCTCGACGCGCTGACCGCAGGCCAGTTCCAGCCGCTGCAACTGGACGCCTTGCAGGCCTTCGCCAGCCTGGCGGCGGCTACCGTCACCGTCGCTGAGCGCATCGAGCACCTGGCCCTGCGGGTAAAAAACGAGCAGCAGCGTGCCGAGCAGTACCGCCAGGCCACCCATCAGGAGCGCCAACTGATCGGTCAGAGCAACGCCCACCGGCAATTGCTGGAAGAGATTCGCCTGGTCGGCAACAGTGAACTGACGGTTCTGGTCACCGGTGAAACCGGTGTCGGCAAGGAATTGGTGGCCCAGGCGCTGCACCAGGCCAGCACGCGCGCCGACAAGCCGCTGGTCAGTCTCAACTGCGCGGCGCTGCCCGATACCCTGGTGGAAAGCGAGTTGTTCGGCCACGTCCGTGGCGCCTTCACCGGCGCCCATGTCGAGCGGCGTGGCAAGTTCGAGCTGGCCCACGGCGGCACGCTGTTTCTCGATGAGGTCGGCGAGCTGCCCCTGGCCGTCCAAGCCAAGCTGCTGCGGGTGCTGCAGAGCGGACAACTGCAGCGCCTGGGCTCGGACCGTGAGCACCATGTCGATGTGCGCCTGATCGCCGCGAGTAACCGTGATCTGGCCGAGGAAGTACGCTGCGGGCGCTTTCGCGCCGACTTCTACCACCGCTTGAGCGTTTATCCGCTGCAGGTGCCGCCACTGCGTGAACGCGGACGCGACGTACTGCTGCTGGCCGGCTACTTCCTTGAGCAAAACCGTTCGCGGCTTGGCCTGAACAGCCTGCGCCTGAGCATGGATGCCCAAACTGCGCTGCTGGACTACGACTGGCCCGGCAATGTCCGCGAACTGGAACACCTCATAGGCCGCAGCGCCCTCAAGGCACTCGGCCAGCATCGCTTGCGTCCGCGCATACTGACGCTCACTTCAAGTGATCTGGAATTGCACCCAGGCACTGTAGCACCGGCCGTCATTAGCGAGATGCCACTACCGCCGGTCGGTTCCTCCCACGTCGGATTGCGTCGTGCAGTGGATGACTTCCAGCGACAGCTCATCCTGAAAAGTCTCGACCGCCATGAGCAAAACCGCGCCGCTGTGGCTCGGGAGCTGGAAATCGATCGCGCCAACCTGAGCCGCCTGGCCAAGCGCCTGGGAATCGACTGA
- a CDS encoding bile acid:sodium symporter has protein sequence MTREQLEHQQIPLYFVVVLAAAVLGLTLPALAAHGEWLISPALALLMYVMFLQLPLFELRQGLRQARFLAALLMANFVFVPLLVWLASRSLLGHPALLIGALLVLLTPCIDYVVVFTQLGKGDASLTLAATPLLLLVQLLLLPLYLALMVDTQWVLDLPLTPFVEAFVGLIAVPLGLALLTLAAARRQAAVAAWSQACSWLPVPAMALVLLLVVGSQSGKVAADWPGIVPVLPVYLGFAVLAPALGLLTARLWRLPPAQTRSLMFSSATRNSLVVLPLALALPAEMRSLAAAAVVCQTLVELLAELAYIRLLPRLVRG, from the coding sequence TTGACCCGCGAACAACTGGAACACCAGCAAATCCCGCTGTATTTCGTCGTGGTGCTGGCCGCCGCCGTCCTGGGTCTGACCCTGCCAGCACTGGCCGCCCACGGCGAGTGGCTGATCAGCCCGGCGCTGGCCCTGTTGATGTACGTGATGTTCCTGCAACTGCCGCTGTTCGAGTTGCGTCAGGGCCTGCGTCAGGCGCGTTTTCTCGCCGCCTTGCTGATGGCCAATTTCGTCTTCGTGCCGCTGCTGGTGTGGCTGGCCAGCCGCAGCCTGCTGGGGCATCCGGCGCTGCTGATCGGGGCGCTGCTCGTGCTGCTCACCCCCTGCATCGACTACGTCGTGGTATTCACCCAACTGGGCAAGGGCGACGCCAGCCTGACCCTGGCCGCGACGCCGCTGTTGCTGCTGGTGCAATTGCTGCTGTTGCCGCTGTACCTGGCGCTGATGGTCGATACCCAGTGGGTGCTTGACCTGCCGCTGACCCCGTTCGTCGAAGCCTTTGTCGGGCTGATCGCCGTGCCCCTCGGGCTGGCGCTGCTGACCCTGGCGGCGGCGCGCCGGCAAGCGGCGGTCGCTGCGTGGAGTCAGGCGTGCAGCTGGCTACCGGTGCCGGCCATGGCTCTGGTGTTGCTGCTGGTGGTGGGTTCGCAGAGTGGCAAGGTGGCCGCCGACTGGCCCGGCATCGTGCCAGTGCTGCCGGTGTACCTGGGCTTTGCCGTGCTGGCGCCGGCGCTGGGGCTGCTGACGGCGCGGCTGTGGCGCCTGCCGCCGGCGCAGACCCGCTCGCTGATGTTCAGCAGCGCCACACGCAATTCACTGGTGGTGCTGCCGCTGGCCCTGGCCTTGCCGGCCGAGATGCGTAGCCTGGCGGCGGCAGCGGTGGTCTGCCAGACCCTGGTCGAGCTGCTCGCGGAACTTGCGTACATTCGCCTGCTACCGCGGCTGGTGCGCGGCTGA
- the folM gene encoding dihydromonapterin reductase gives MNSPILLTGASQRVGLALAQALAEAGHTVISASRRQPPAHPNIQHFEADLCRADDRQALIDYLQRHCQSLRGVIHNASLWLDDSLENLDTLFRLHVEAPYHLNLALGELLGNAGKADIIHICDETSSRGSQSHIAYAATKAALQNMVLSFAQKYAPNVRVNGILPGLLMFKPDGDEAYRQHTLQKALLQFEPGAQPLIEAVLFLLESPYSTGTFVTINGGRHLKNRMT, from the coding sequence ATGAACAGTCCTATCCTTCTCACCGGCGCCAGCCAACGCGTCGGGCTGGCCTTGGCCCAGGCCCTGGCAGAGGCCGGCCACACGGTCATCAGTGCCAGCCGCCGCCAGCCGCCCGCGCACCCGAATATCCAGCATTTCGAAGCCGACCTGTGCCGGGCCGATGATCGCCAGGCGCTGATCGACTACCTGCAGCGCCATTGCCAGAGCCTGCGCGGGGTCATCCACAACGCCTCTTTGTGGCTCGATGACAGCCTGGAAAACCTCGATACGCTGTTTCGTCTGCATGTCGAGGCGCCCTACCATCTGAACCTGGCACTGGGCGAGTTGCTCGGCAATGCCGGCAAGGCCGACATCATTCATATCTGCGACGAGACCTCCTCACGGGGCAGCCAGAGCCATATCGCCTACGCCGCGACCAAGGCCGCCCTGCAGAACATGGTGCTGTCGTTCGCGCAGAAGTACGCGCCCAACGTGCGCGTCAACGGTATCCTCCCGGGCCTTCTGATGTTCAAGCCCGACGGTGACGAAGCCTACCGTCAGCACACCCTGCAAAAAGCCCTGCTGCAATTCGAACCTGGCGCCCAGCCACTGATCGAGGCCGTGCTGTTCCTGCTCGAAAGTCCGTACAGCACCGGCACGTTCGTGACCATCAATGGTGGTCGCCACCTGAAAAACCGCATGACCTGA
- a CDS encoding MerR family transcriptional regulator, with product MNDQAPGPRADADTAEPVLYSIGEVASRTGVNAVTLRAWERRHGLLQPHRTESGHRLYSGADIDTIHSILGWLARGVPVSRVARILARPSEHLLPAGASQPPRYWQTQARAALAEFDPAKLGEVYQRALAVLGQDAVFEQVWMPLWTTLRGARQGYGQTSEWLFLDQFLRHQVWQRLPQAGNRTLNVLVAPLNDDVAKLELLVAGLLLCSDEIGVIVLPPGQPPDELALVCERRRADALILVSNHHPSAELAPRLAQVACGLVCPLALAGEMSERAQARLQASAIACLGAQATQMRQRLALFMSAQLDT from the coding sequence ATGAACGACCAGGCCCCCGGCCCACGGGCCGACGCCGACACTGCCGAGCCAGTGCTGTACTCGATCGGTGAAGTGGCCAGCCGTACTGGCGTGAATGCCGTGACCCTGCGTGCCTGGGAGCGCCGGCATGGCCTTTTGCAGCCCCATCGCACCGAGAGCGGGCACCGGCTCTATAGCGGTGCGGACATCGACACGATCCACAGCATCCTTGGCTGGCTCGCCCGCGGCGTGCCGGTGAGCCGGGTGGCGCGGATCCTCGCACGCCCCAGTGAACACCTGCTGCCGGCGGGCGCCTCCCAGCCGCCGCGCTACTGGCAGACTCAAGCGCGCGCAGCGCTGGCCGAGTTCGATCCAGCCAAGCTGGGCGAGGTCTATCAGCGCGCCCTGGCGGTGCTGGGTCAGGATGCAGTGTTCGAACAGGTATGGATGCCACTGTGGACCACCCTGCGCGGCGCGCGGCAGGGTTACGGGCAGACCAGCGAATGGCTGTTCCTTGACCAATTCCTGCGCCATCAGGTGTGGCAGCGCTTGCCGCAGGCTGGCAACCGTACGCTCAATGTTCTGGTGGCGCCGCTCAACGACGATGTCGCCAAGCTGGAGTTGCTGGTGGCCGGGCTGTTGCTGTGCAGCGACGAGATCGGGGTGATCGTGCTGCCGCCAGGGCAACCACCTGACGAGCTGGCGCTGGTCTGCGAGCGCCGCCGCGCCGATGCGCTGATACTGGTCTCCAATCATCACCCGTCAGCGGAGTTGGCACCGCGTCTGGCCCAGGTGGCCTGCGGGCTGGTGTGCCCACTGGCGCTGGCCGGGGAGATGTCGGAGCGGGCGCAAGCGCGTTTGCAGGCCAGCGCCATCGCCTGCCTGGGTGCGCAGGCGACGCAGATGCGTCAGCGTCTGGCGTTGTTCATGAGCGCTCAGCTCGATACTTGA